GTGCTTCGAGGCTACGTCACCCAGGCGCTTGCTGGCCTCAAATCACTTAAGGTGAACCTGAATATATTTCCTAATGGAGATATTGTGGAGCTTCGTGACCAATACGCACAAAATAACAAGATACTCGACGCTCTCTTTAACCTCGGCGCTCATGCTATAAATCAACTTCAAATGGCGCCAACCAGGGGTCGTAACGAGCTGGCATCATGTGGAGGTTCGAATATTGCCAGACTCGCTGTGGCTATGAGTGAGATCTACCCCTATGCGTTGACCTGGCAACGTGTCTCCGAAAATAGTACCGAATCTCAAACCGGTCCCTCACTGGATGCTCGGGGAATCGCCTCAAAGGAGATTTTGGGGGACGGCATTATTGGGCAAACAGTAAACTGCGGGAGTTTACTTAGCAGCATGAGTAATGTGGGTCATAAATGGCTGGTCTGAGCGGAAAGAGCTAACGGAATTACGTGTGCAGGCATGCAAAATTACCAACAGCATCTTCAATGCACTGGACTCGATTTGGACCGAAACATCGCCCGCCTTAACCCCGAGCGCTTATGCATATTTGGTGACCGCGGAACTCAAAATGTTGAGGCAAGCCGCTACGTTCCTAAGCCAAGATAGATACACAGGGCAGAGCAAGCCCTCAGCTTCGGGCCACAAAACGGTAGAAATGGAGACTCCTATTAACCAGCAAATCACACTGAGTTTGGATAAGGATGAACTTCAGGAGCGTTGTAGTCGTGCTTTATCCCGAGCAGCTCTGGTCATCAAGTCCAGTTATGAAGATTTGATATCTAAGAGTGGACAAGAGACTCAATCTGCTACCGTTGGACTGCTACTGGAAGCAAGAAAACTGGTCGAGCATATGAAGCCTAATTCCAACAGCGTATTATGTCGGTTCGGAACGGCCCCTTCCTCACACGTACTAAACGAAGAGATCTCCATCACAGTTATAACCGAGAACAAAACCTTACGCTGTGTTAACTGCAAAGTATTAGCACGAAACCTTGAGCTTATGGAAAGTCTGGTAGAGCTGTGTAGGAATGACGCCAGCGTAGATAGCCTCCGTCTCGAGACCTTCCGTGTTGAAGCTTTCAATTTGTTACTCACATTTTGGCCGGCATACCTTGAACAATCAAGAATGGACGAGGGCATTATCCGCGAACCGTATGCTTGGGAGGCTCTCAAATGGGACGTAGTCCCGTTTCAAGATACCCCATATAATTTACAAAAATCAGCTGAAATCATTATTTATCAAACTATAGTACTCACGTATGTGGCTACATTTCTCTGGGAAGGTCCCGAGAACAGTTGGTCATGGGAGCGCCGAGGGGAACTCAAGTTGTTTCAGCTCACGCTTGGCGTACTTTTCTCAGGATCAAGAAATTTGCCGACAATAACCAAAAAGCTAGGAGAGAGCACTCTGGGTACGAGACCCATCTATCGCCAGTGGCTACCAACCAACGAGACTCTAGAAAAATGGATACGCACCATCTCTGACTGGTACCTAATTGATTCCCGTCTTCAGTTTGTGATAAATGATGACACCTCCAAGAGGTTAAGTTGGTGCATTGCTTGCCTAGTGACAACTACGACATCCCTTACCGGTCCCGCAGTAGATATATTTGCTCAGTCACGATTGGTACACTTACCTGTAGAAAGCGACCGTGCGACCCTTGGAGACCCCTGGCGTGGGGTAAACTGGGCTGTGGCATTTGTTCACGCAGCTTCACAAGCCTCTGACAGTCGTAGCTCACCGGTGATACGAGGCCTACTCGGACAAGTTACCAGTTACATCAAGGAGACTCCTCTAGATCGTAATGCCTACCTGCGCGACTTTACACACGGACAAGGCTTTGATATTCTCACGAAGCTTGGAAGGGCTGGATCAGATGATGAGGCCGTTGTGGATATCATAATGGCCGTTATAGAGAAGCTGCATATTGCTCGGCTTCAGGTAGATCTGGGAACTATGCCCTTACTCCTTGAAACCATGTGCTATGTATGCGATGCGGGTGATCAATACCGCTCGAATTCGTTTGTTGGGGATCTCATGTTTCAGCTTGAGGTATTATCCGATGAAGTTATCCAGTCTACTACTGCGGATATTCTCCTCTCTGTCCAGAAGATCTTGAATAATTTAGGGAGATGGAGAGGGGTGCTTGCACTCCCATCAGCGGAATGGGGCACTCCAATAGGATTACACATCTAATAGAACGGATACTACATCAACAGTTGGGACAGCTACCTGGAACAAACCCTC
This genomic interval from Rhizoctonia solani chromosome 11, complete sequence contains the following:
- a CDS encoding microtubule-actin cross-linking factor 1 — encoded protein: MELSGTPKSQWFQLGGAIPKPDLTDCIRAGGAVLRPPNYDKLGTDRIGEELNPDACIWRLYAEEAKDYDTGMAQERNKNLDTMLLFATLFSAIVTAFIIESTNLLEQDSSEISTHLLLLLARSQQHTETKFNDPASNLAEIPEFVPSAAVRLINVLWFASLIISLGAAVMAILAKEWLSAFISYRTQHSHKYALERQARLTSLDAWNMRPIIDLLPTVLNIALFIFSLGLIVRLWLLDFVVAGIITVISALVCAIYCYFVLAGAFYRTCPYKSQLSHYLQRIMSQHMLQYFDTSILSTLDAQKRVEPREIDLLTWLFSTSSDPVLRGYVTQALAGLKSLKVNLNIFPNGDIVELRDQYAQNNKILDALFNLGAHAINQLQMAPTRGRNELASCGGSNIARLAVAMSEIYPYALTWQRVSENSTESQTGPSLDARGIASKEILGDGIIGQTVNCGSLLSSMSNACKITNSIFNALDSIWTETSPALTPSAYAYLVTAELKMLRQAATFLSQDRYTGQSKPSASGHKTVEMETPINQQITLSLDKDELQERCSRALSRAALVIKSSYEDLISKSGQETQSATVGLLLEARKLVEHMKPNSNSVLCRFGTAPSSHVLNEEISITVITENKTLRCVNCKVLARNLELMESLVELCRNDASVDSLRLETFRVEAFNLLLTFWPAYLEQSRMDEGIIREPYAWEALKWDVVPFQDTPYNLQKSAEIIIYQTIVLTYVATFLWEGPENSWSWERRGELKLFQLTLGVLFSGSRNLPTITKKLGESTLGTRPIYRQWLPTNETLEKWIRTISDWYLIDSRLQFVINDDTSKRLSWCIACLVTTTTSLTGPAVDIFAQSRLVHLPVESDRATLGDPWRGVNWAVAFVHAASQASDSRSSPVIRGLLGQVTSYIKETPLDRNAYLRDFTHGQGFDILTKLGRAGSDDEAVVDIIMAVIEKLHIARLQVDLGTMPLLLETMCYVCDAGDQYRSNSFVGDLMFQLEVLSDEVIQSTTADILLSVQKILNNLGRWRGVLALPSAEWGTPIGLHI